Proteins from one Muntiacus reevesi chromosome X, mMunRee1.1, whole genome shotgun sequence genomic window:
- the GPR101 gene encoding probable G-protein coupled receptor 101: protein MASTCTNSTRENNSSHACMPLSKMPISLAHGIIRSSVLLIFLTASFVGNIVLAFVLQRKPQLLQVTNRFIFNLLVTDLLQISLVAPWVVATSVPIFWPLNSHFCTALVSLTHLFAFASVNTIVVVSVDRYLSIIHPLSYPAKMTPRRGYLLLYGTWIVAILQSTPPLYGWGQAAFDERNALCSMIWGASPSYTVVSVVSFIVIPLIVMIACYSVVFGAARRQHALLYNVKSHSLEVRAKDRVENENEEGSKKDEFQSESELHGQDEGEIKAKEASVEAKEGSRKAKKGSMETGEGSMEATGSEEVRESKSLVVKGSTKIQSSRKADKGRLEVTQCNIDLGEDDLEFGEDNLHFSEDDIEAVNIPESLPASRRNSNGDPPLPRCYQCKAAKVIFLIIFSYVLSLGPYCFLAVLAVWVDVQTKVPQWVITIIIWLFFLQCCIHPYVYGYMHKTIKKEIQDMLKKFFCKEKPPKENSHPDLPGTEAGTEGGTEGKIVPSLDSATSP, encoded by the coding sequence ATGGCGTCCACCTGCACCAACAGCACGCGCGAAAACAACAGCAGCCACGCGTGCATGCCCCTCTCCAAAATGCCCATCAGCCTAGCGCATGGCATCATCCGCTCGAGCGTTCTGCTCATCTTCCTCACCGCCTCCTTCGTGGGCAACATCGTGCTGGCGTTCGTGCTGCAGCGCAAGCCTCAGCTGCTGCAGGTGACCAACCGCTTCATCTTTAACCTCCTCGTCACTGACCTGCTGCAGATCTCGCTCGTGGCCCCCTGGGTGGTGGCCACCTCCGTACCCATCTTCTGGCCCCTCAACAGCCATTTCTGCACTGCCCTGGTTAGCCTCACTCACCTGTTCGCCTTTGCCAGCGTCAACACCATCGTGGTGGTGTCTGTGGATCGCTACCTGTCCATCATCCACCCTCTCTCCTACCCGGCGAAGATGACTCCACGCCGGGGCTACCTGCTCCTCTATGGCACTTGGATCGTGGCCATCCTGCAGAGCACGCCCCCACTCTATGGCTGGGGCCAGGCTGCCTTCGATGAGCGCAACGCCCTCTGCTCCATGATCTGGGGGGCCAGCCCCAGCTACACAGTGGTCAGCGTCGTGTCCTTCATCGTCATCCCGCTGATTGTCATGATTGCCTGCTACTCTGTGGTGTTCGGGGCTGCCCGCCGGCAGCACGCGCTGCTCTACAACGTCAAGAGCCACAGCTTGGAAGTGCGAGCCAAGGACCGGGTGGAGAATGAGAATGAAGAGGGCAGCAAGAAGGATGAGTTCCAGAGTGAGAGTGAGCTCCACGGCCAGGATGAAGGTGAGATCAAGGCCAAGGAGGCCAGCGTGGAAGCCAAGGAGGGCAGCAGGAAGGCCAAAAAAGGGAGCATGGAGACTGGTGAGGGGAGCATGGAGGCCACTGGCAGTGAAGAGGTCAGAGAAAGCAAGTCTTTGGTGGTCAAAGGCAGCACCAAAATTCAGAGCAGCAGGAAGGCAGACAAGGGCCGCCTCGAAGTCACCCAGTGCAACATTGACCTGGGTGAAGACGACCTAGAGTTTGGTGAGGATAACCTTCATTTCAGCGAGGATGACATCGAGGCGGTGAACATTCCAGAGAGTCTCCCAGCCAGTCGTCGAAACAGCAATGGTGACCCCCCTCTGCCCAGGTGCTACCAGTGCAAAGCTGCTAAAGTGATCTTCCTCATCATCTTCTCCTACGTGCTGTCCCTGGGGCCCTACTGCTTTCTAGCGGTCCTGGCCGTGTGGGTGGATGTCCAAACCAAGGTACCCCAGTGGGTGATCACCATAATTATCTGGCTTTTCTTCCTGCAGTGCTGCATCCACCCCTACGTCTATGGCTACATGCACAAGACCATCAAGAAGGAGATCCAGGATATGCTGAAGAAGTTCttctgcaaggagaagcccccCAAAGAAAACAGCCACCCAGACCTGCCTGGAACCGAAGCCGGCACTGAGGGTGGAACTGAAGGCAAGATCGTCCCTTCTCTTGATTCTGCCACTTCGCCTTGA